One window of Tenacibaculum maritimum NCIMB 2154 genomic DNA carries:
- a CDS encoding DUF5808 domain-containing protein — MKPKEKPTKELLEQWHKDPNNWKYGIFYFNKDDKRLFPPKRNKYFGWTVNFANSTSIIVLVVLVIAIITISKFIKTL; from the coding sequence ATGAAACCAAAAGAAAAACCTACAAAAGAATTACTAGAGCAATGGCACAAAGACCCTAATAATTGGAAATATGGCATATTCTACTTTAACAAAGACGATAAAAGATTATTCCCCCCAAAACGTAATAAATATTTTGGTTGGACAGTAAACTTTGCAAATTCAACTTCAATTATTGTATTAGTAGTATTAGTTATCGCAATAATTACAATATCTAAGTTTATAAAAACACTTTAA
- a CDS encoding sporulation-delaying protein SdpB family protein: MHKYIYLIYKKSQQYNYHTNTLGIIRSLLALSTLFVILFNPLDILFHTGLGVPSIPNCGDTLLSKINFFCLFSFNPYFSKITAILILILIISGFYPKITGLLHWWLALSVNTGLVIVDGGAQVASALTFLIIPLTLTDNRVNHWYSVKKQQNEYVKISDFITIQILKIQVAFIYFDAAISKLFAPNWTEGTALYYFINDPSLGATGTRLDLLNTFFDFPLLLVLTTYFIIILELLLAISIFIKDSYFKHKLFILGIIFHILIFLVFGIFTFIIVMFSALILLLIPLNKEIFFLKKPLNNI, translated from the coding sequence ATGCATAAATACATTTACCTCATATATAAAAAAAGTCAACAATATAATTACCACACTAATACATTAGGCATTATAAGGAGCTTACTTGCTCTTTCCACCCTGTTTGTGATTTTATTTAATCCACTAGATATTCTGTTTCATACAGGCCTAGGAGTTCCTAGTATTCCTAACTGTGGTGATACTTTATTATCTAAAATTAATTTCTTTTGCTTGTTTTCTTTTAATCCCTATTTCTCTAAAATTACAGCAATATTAATCTTAATATTAATAATATCAGGGTTTTACCCAAAAATAACAGGTTTGTTACATTGGTGGCTAGCTCTAAGTGTAAATACAGGCCTTGTTATAGTAGATGGAGGTGCACAAGTAGCATCAGCTTTAACATTTTTAATTATTCCACTAACCTTGACTGACAACAGAGTAAATCATTGGTATAGTGTTAAAAAACAGCAAAATGAATATGTTAAAATTTCAGATTTTATAACAATTCAAATACTCAAAATTCAAGTTGCTTTTATATATTTTGATGCAGCAATATCCAAACTATTTGCTCCGAATTGGACTGAAGGAACTGCACTTTATTATTTTATCAACGACCCTAGTCTTGGGGCAACAGGCACAAGATTAGACTTATTAAATACGTTTTTTGATTTTCCTTTATTACTTGTGCTAACAACATATTTCATTATAATTTTAGAATTACTTCTTGCTATTAGTATTTTTATCAAAGACTCTTATTTCAAACATAAGCTATTCATACTAGGCATTATTTTTCATATTTTAATTTTTCTAGTTTTTGGTATTTTTACTTTTATAATAGTTATGTTCTCAGCACTCATACTTTTACTAATCCCCCTAAACAAAGAAATATTTTTTTTAAAAAAACCTTTAAATAATATATAA
- a CDS encoding SdpA family antimicrobial peptide system protein yields the protein MLSSRKKNFIFLNIFIWMFFGIILLVGAMPKTPLMINENIKKNLSIVFPNRWPFFTKDPREEYVYIFQKKSQKYMLHMNLPNSSIANFYGMVNNQRAIGMEYGMISSLIDENLWYTNNTGKNLLKIIDNDTIKTIKLKRDIKYTELNGEYIFAKIEPLPYLWRNKVNQFEMPSKFVKIIIK from the coding sequence ATGTTATCAAGTAGGAAGAAAAATTTTATTTTCCTAAATATTTTTATTTGGATGTTTTTTGGCATTATTCTTCTAGTAGGAGCAATGCCAAAAACTCCTTTGATGATTAATGAAAATATAAAAAAGAACCTATCTATAGTTTTTCCAAATAGATGGCCTTTTTTTACAAAAGACCCAAGGGAGGAATATGTCTATATATTTCAAAAAAAGTCACAAAAATATATGTTGCATATGAACTTACCAAACTCATCAATTGCTAATTTTTACGGAATGGTTAATAACCAAAGAGCTATTGGTATGGAGTACGGTATGATTTCAAGCTTAATCGATGAAAATCTATGGTACACAAATAATACAGGGAAAAATTTATTAAAAATAATTGATAATGATACTATAAAAACTATAAAATTAAAGAGAGATATAAAATATACAGAATTAAATGGCGAATATATTTTTGCTAAAATTGAACCATTGCCTTATTTATGGAGAAATAAAGTTAATCAATTTGAAATGCCAAGTAAGTTTGTTAAAATAATAATTAAATAA